A window of Halobacillus naozhouensis genomic DNA:
ACGTTTGCGGTTTCGTCAGCACTGGTAAAATCTGTTCGCGCCCATCAAGAAGCTCGTCAATCTGTGTAATCATCGCTTCCCTGTTTTGATCCGTGACTTTTTGCTGTACGATTTCATCAAGTTGTTCTGTTATCGAAACAAACTGTTCCCACACTGCCACTACGCATTCCCGCCTGTACCATGCTGTGCTCTTCGCGTATGTAAAATGACTTCCTTCCACGTATCCCGAAACTCCGTAACCATCCCTTCCACTTCATCCAGGATTGTAGAGTCGTTCTGACTATTCGCTTCCATCAGCCGATGATTTATATACTCATACAGCGGGAGCACCTCTTGTGAAACGGCATACTCCGGATTCATCGTGATCATTAATTCTCTTATAATGGCTTGGGCCTTCTGAATTGACGTATTTTTCTGCTCAATAGAGTTATCGTTTATGGCCTTCTTAGCTGAACGAATAAACTTGATGCATCCATTGTAAAGCATAAGCGTGAGCTCCCCTGGAGAAGCTGTTTCTACTGAATTATTCTGGTAGGCTTGAATAGACATCCGC
This region includes:
- the fliS gene encoding flagellar export chaperone FliS, coding for MSIQAYQNNSVETASPGELTLMLYNGCIKFIRSAKKAINDNSIEQKNTSIQKAQAIIRELMITMNPEYAVSQEVLPLYEYINHRLMEANSQNDSTILDEVEGMVTEFRDTWKEVILHTRRAQHGTGGNA